The following proteins come from a genomic window of Candidatus Thermoplasmatota archaeon:
- a CDS encoding CARDB domain-containing protein has translation MRLVPPLLCLALVAATLPALAVSELPDLRVELLASEPASPWAGDATTFHARVTNAGTAPAGPFVVRFAMDGVALSQQAVAGLAPGESAILSGTWSARAGSHELAVMADADEAVAEADESNNAATLPLEVLALVTLRVAPEGFVVPNHWLVGNPAVWIVDPVADPSFNGLDGVAGCVLAVADATGDFRVDGGEVLDAAAASGCVSGWEFGSSSCCGRFVTSVDGLAEAGWPASWWLLQIDGFGSWVGIDDMDLLSGQSLELVHLVGP, from the coding sequence ATGAGATTGGTCCCCCCGCTCCTCTGCCTGGCCCTCGTCGCCGCGACCTTGCCCGCTCTCGCCGTTTCCGAACTGCCGGACCTTCGCGTCGAGCTTCTGGCTTCGGAGCCGGCGTCACCGTGGGCCGGAGACGCGACGACCTTCCACGCTCGGGTTACCAACGCCGGGACGGCCCCCGCGGGCCCCTTCGTCGTCCGCTTTGCGATGGACGGCGTGGCGCTTTCGCAGCAGGCCGTCGCCGGTCTTGCGCCCGGCGAGAGCGCGATCCTGTCCGGGACGTGGAGCGCGCGCGCCGGCTCGCACGAGCTTGCCGTCATGGCCGACGCCGACGAAGCCGTCGCCGAGGCGGACGAGTCGAACAACGCGGCGACGCTGCCGCTGGAGGTGCTTGCGCTCGTCACGTTGCGCGTCGCGCCCGAAGGCTTCGTCGTGCCGAACCACTGGCTCGTGGGCAACCCGGCCGTGTGGATCGTGGACCCCGTCGCCGACCCGTCGTTCAACGGCCTCGACGGCGTGGCCGGCTGCGTGCTTGCCGTCGCCGACGCAACGGGCGATTTCCGCGTGGACGGCGGCGAGGTGCTCGACGCGGCCGCCGCCAGCGGATGCGTCTCCGGCTGGGAGTTTGGCTCTTCGTCGTGCTGCGGGCGGTTCGTGACGAGCGTCGACGGGCTTGCAGAGGCGGGCTGGCCCGCGAGCTGGTGGCTCCTCCAGATCGACGGCTTTGGATCGTGGGTCGGCATCGACGACATGGACCTCCTGAGCGGGCAGAGCCTGGAGCTCGTGCACCTCGTGGGCCCCTGA
- the lhgO gene encoding L-2-hydroxyglutarate oxidase: MTAGDGYDVAIVGGGAVGASVLKHLCEGFRGRFVLLEKETGLARHTSGRNSGVVHSGYNQKPGTLKARFAAEGNRRMRAYCAARGVALAPVGTLVVALDDAERRTLDVLLARGRANGVEGLRLLDAVELRHREPHAAGVAALHSPQGASVDAVGYVHALAEDARRAGGTIRTGAPVVALSEDRGGHVVSLPREAVRARVVVNCAGLHADALARELGASREHAIVPFRGEYWELRPPRRFLCRSMLYHVPDLDFPFLGVHFTRRFDGRVIVGPNAVLAFGRESYRMRSIRPLQAVRTLANPGFLRLFLDSRFRAVARAELRKSLSKRAFLAEARRLVASLREDDCVRAFAGIRAQLVHRSGRLEDDLLIEERGLSIHVLNAVSPGLTTSLPFGEHVAARAAELAGLPARAA; the protein is encoded by the coding sequence ATGACCGCGGGCGACGGCTACGACGTGGCGATCGTCGGCGGCGGAGCCGTCGGCGCAAGCGTCCTCAAGCACCTGTGCGAGGGCTTCCGGGGCCGGTTCGTGCTCCTCGAGAAGGAAACCGGCCTTGCGCGCCACACGTCGGGCCGCAACAGCGGCGTCGTCCACAGCGGCTACAACCAGAAGCCCGGCACGCTCAAGGCCCGCTTCGCCGCCGAAGGCAACCGCCGCATGCGCGCGTACTGCGCCGCGCGCGGCGTGGCGCTTGCGCCGGTGGGCACGCTCGTCGTCGCGCTCGACGACGCCGAGCGCCGGACGCTCGACGTCCTCCTCGCGCGCGGGCGGGCCAACGGCGTCGAAGGATTGCGCCTCCTCGACGCAGTCGAGCTTCGGCACCGCGAACCCCACGCGGCCGGCGTGGCGGCGCTCCACTCGCCGCAGGGCGCAAGCGTGGACGCCGTCGGGTACGTGCACGCGCTTGCCGAGGACGCGCGGCGCGCCGGCGGCACGATCCGAACGGGCGCGCCCGTCGTGGCGCTTTCCGAGGACCGAGGCGGCCACGTCGTCTCGCTGCCGCGCGAGGCCGTGCGGGCGCGCGTGGTCGTGAATTGCGCGGGCCTACACGCCGACGCGCTCGCGCGGGAGCTGGGCGCAAGCCGCGAGCACGCGATCGTGCCCTTCCGCGGCGAGTATTGGGAGCTTCGGCCGCCGCGGCGGTTCCTCTGCCGCAGCATGCTCTACCACGTACCGGACCTCGACTTCCCCTTTTTGGGCGTGCATTTCACGCGGCGCTTCGACGGGCGCGTGATCGTCGGCCCAAACGCCGTGCTCGCCTTCGGACGCGAGTCGTACCGCATGCGCTCGATCCGCCCGCTGCAGGCCGTCCGGACGCTTGCGAACCCCGGCTTCCTGCGTCTCTTCCTCGACTCGCGCTTCCGCGCCGTGGCGCGCGCGGAGCTGCGAAAGAGCCTGTCGAAGCGGGCGTTCCTGGCCGAGGCGCGGCGCCTTGTGGCTTCGCTTCGCGAAGACGATTGCGTGCGGGCCTTCGCGGGCATCCGCGCGCAGCTCGTGCACCGTTCCGGACGGCTCGAGGACGACTTGTTGATCGAAGAGCGTGGCCTGTCGATCCACGTCCTGAACGCCGTGTCCCCGGGGCTTACGACCTCGCTCCCGTTTGGGGAGCACGTGGCCGCCCGCGCCGCCGAGCTTGCGGGGCTTCCTGCGCGCGCCGCCTGA
- the ilvA gene encoding threonine ammonia-lyase, with protein sequence MAPPLALSDIEQARKRLSGVVLQTPLIRSATFSAMTGGEVWIKQENLQKTGSYKIRGAYNRIANLPPETLRRGVVAASSGNHAQGVAYAARLLSAPATIFMPRSTPLPKIEATRGYGAEVVLEGDVYDEAYAAARSFCEREGRTFVHPFEDPLVMAGQGTVGLEILDELPEFDVFVCPVGGGGLLAGTATAIKAKRPGVRIVGVQPEGSNAMHLSFRRGALTSIPSPMTIADGVSVKRPGEATFAILRALADDVVTVSDADIARAMMLYLERAKMVVEAAGAASLAALLSGAVDVRGKRAVVLASGGNVDLNTVGKIIFQGLLAEGRYAYLAAVLEDKPGQLERLLHVVAQEGANVISINHDRIAPEVPAGCAMVELDLETMGREHTARLRKAVAAARFRLVE encoded by the coding sequence ATGGCCCCGCCGCTTGCCCTCTCGGACATCGAGCAGGCACGCAAACGGCTCTCCGGCGTCGTCCTGCAGACGCCCCTCATCCGCTCGGCCACCTTCAGCGCCATGACGGGCGGCGAGGTCTGGATCAAGCAGGAGAACCTCCAGAAGACGGGCTCCTACAAGATCCGCGGCGCGTACAACCGAATCGCGAACCTCCCCCCGGAGACGCTTCGTCGCGGGGTCGTCGCGGCCTCGTCCGGCAACCACGCGCAAGGCGTCGCCTACGCCGCAAGGCTCCTCTCCGCGCCCGCCACGATCTTCATGCCTCGTTCGACGCCGCTTCCCAAGATCGAAGCCACGCGGGGCTACGGCGCCGAAGTCGTGCTCGAAGGCGACGTCTACGACGAGGCCTACGCCGCCGCGCGATCCTTCTGCGAGCGGGAAGGCCGCACGTTCGTGCACCCCTTCGAGGACCCGCTTGTCATGGCCGGGCAAGGCACGGTCGGTCTCGAGATCCTCGACGAGCTTCCCGAATTCGACGTCTTCGTCTGCCCCGTGGGAGGCGGCGGCCTCCTCGCGGGCACCGCGACGGCCATCAAGGCCAAGCGCCCGGGCGTGCGCATCGTCGGCGTCCAGCCCGAAGGCTCGAACGCCATGCACCTCTCCTTCCGCAGAGGCGCGCTCACGTCGATCCCGTCGCCCATGACGATCGCCGACGGCGTGAGCGTGAAGCGGCCCGGCGAGGCGACGTTTGCCATCCTCCGCGCGCTTGCCGACGACGTCGTCACCGTCTCCGACGCGGACATCGCCCGCGCCATGATGCTCTATTTGGAGCGCGCGAAGATGGTCGTCGAGGCGGCGGGCGCAGCAAGCCTCGCGGCGCTTCTCTCCGGCGCCGTGGACGTGCGCGGCAAGCGCGCCGTCGTGCTCGCCTCCGGCGGAAACGTCGACCTCAACACGGTGGGCAAGATCATCTTCCAGGGCCTGCTTGCCGAAGGCCGCTACGCGTACCTCGCCGCCGTCCTCGAGGACAAGCCCGGGCAGCTCGAGCGCCTCCTGCACGTCGTCGCGCAGGAGGGCGCGAACGTCATCAGCATCAACCACGACCGCATCGCGCCCGAGGTCCCCGCCGGCTGCGCGATGGTGGAGCTCGACCTCGAGACGATGGGCCGCGAGCACACGGCCCGCCTGCGCAAGGCCGTCGCGGCAGCGCGGTTCCGGCTGGTCGAATGA